The genomic stretch CCAGATAGTGGAGACATTGCAGGTAGCAGGGTAGGCAGAATATCTGTATAATTTGGGGTCTCCAAGCAGCAcaccccaggaggagtaggggtaataaaatgtgcaattagccaaagtaggggagactagaggcgGTGCAGTTAAGTGAGTGCAGTATGTAAGCTAAGATAAAGCATGAGTGGAGGAAgtggcaggtgggaatgcaggcatggagAGTCCGAGAAACATCAGCACTCCAATTTCACAACATCCCACATGCGCCTTCTGGGGACACGCACCTATGGGACACGTGCCTACAGGACGCTCGCCTATAGGGGATGCGTGCCTTCCAGAGACACGCACCTACGGGACACGCACCTACGGGACACGTGCCTACAGGATGCTCGCCTATAGGGGATGCGTGCCTTCAGGAGACACGCGCCTACGGGACACGTGCCTACAGGACGCTCGCCTATAGGGGATGCGTGCCTTCAGGAGACACGCACCTAAGGAACACGTGCCTACAGGACGCTTGCCTATAGGGGATGCGTGCCTTCAGGAGACACGCGTCAACAGGACGCTCGCCTATAGGGGATGCGTGCCTTCAGGAGACACGCGCCTACGGGACACGTGCCTACAGGACGCTCGCCTATAGGGGATGCGTGCCTTCAGGAGACACGCGTCTACAGGACGCTCGCCTATAGGGGATGCGTGCCTTCAGGAGACACGCGCCTACGGGACACGTGCCTACAGGACGCTCGCCTATAGGGGATGCGTGCCTTCAGGAGACACGCGCCTACGGAACACGTGCCTACAGGACGCTCGCCTATAGGGGATGCGTGCCTTCAGGAGACACGCACCTAAGGAACACGTGCCTACAGGACGCTCGCCTATAGGGGATGCGTGCCTTCAGGAGACACGCACCTACGGGACACGTTCCTACAGGACGCTCGCCTATAGGGGATGTGTGCCTTCAGGAGACACGCGCCTACGGGACACGTGCCTACAGGACGCTCGCCTATAGGGGATGCGTGCCTTCAGGAGACACGCGCCTACAGGACGCTCGCCTATAGGGGATTAATGTACAGCTGAAGGTTTGTTGCTTGGGTTACCTGTGGATGCTCGGCGGTATACAAGGAGAATGCTGCTTTGCtggagggcagaaggaaaagtgCACATGCAAACGATGAAAAGTGGAACATCTCTAGTAAATGAGGAATTCACAGTCATACTTCACAGGCAGGGCCACAGGGTAAACATGGCACTTTTATGACAGCTCCTTCAGCTCCCACTCGGCTCGTTAGCATTCCTCTCTGTCCTGTTTCACACCCTCCACAATCTCACATATTAGAATCCTAAGCAGTCTAATTCACTTAGTTGGAGCGACAATAGGAGAGCTCATCTTTAAATAGCTTTCACATTTTTCTGTTTGCTTGGGTGGATAAATGAGATTGCTGCGTCCAGGGCAAAAAGTGGGTCTGGTTTGCATCACACTCTGGTGCTGCTGGTTTTGCCCCCGCTCCTCCACTGGCTGCTGGGGCCCCATGGCAATGCTGCTCTGAATGACAGTCTCCGGTGCACGCAAGAATCCTTCTGAATGGGCTTTCCTTCTTACCAGTATTGTAGTCTGTTCCAGCCTCAGCAGCCCCCTCTAAGCTGTAACATTTCCAGCCCCTCATAGCCACTACCccgcctccctcccccccagcagTGTGACGTGAGAAGACACCGTGACACAGCTGTCGCTGTCCACAGGGAACTTCCGGCTGGCTGAGTTGGGCGTCTGTGAACCGCCGCCACCGCACCAGAGCGCCTACTGCCCGGACCTGGGCCTGCTGCAGCGGGGCTACTCCCTCAGTGCTGGCTCGGACGCTGACTCCGACCCCGAGGGAGCCATGTCCCCGGAGCGTGCCATCCAGCTGTGGGGGGGACAAGGCAGCAAGTCCCGGCGCAGCTCGGGCCTGTCCAGCCGGGAGAACTCTGCCCTGACGCTCACCGACTCGGACAATGATAACAAGTCGGACGACGAGTCAGGTGGGAGCAGAGCGGaggaagtgagagagagagagacagagagatggaAAGTGATGGAGAGAGACAATatgaagagagagagatggcaaatgagggagagagacagtcTGATGGAAGAGACAGACTGAGGGAGAGAAACTGTATGAAGGAAGAGGTTAGAAGCGAGGGAGAGATGGAacatgagagagagaaagagagagagtgactATGAAAGGAGAAAGACCATATGAaggaagagagacagactgTATGAAGAAAGAGATGAAAAGCGAGGGAGAGATGGAatgcaagagagagagagacagtatGAAGGAAGAGAGACTGAAAGTGAGGGAAAGACTCTATGAAGAAAGAAATGGAAAGTGAAGGAGAGATGGAACATGAGAGAGGGGAACAGTATGAAGGAAGAGAGACTGAAAGTGAGGGAGACTGAaggaagagagacagaaagaaaggGAGAAAGACGGTATGAAGGAAAAGACAAAGCGAGGGAGAGAGATAGTATGAAGAGAATGTGAAGGAGAGAGACTATGAAGAGGATCAAAAAGAATATGAGGGGAGGATAGAGAGATTGTACAAAGTATGAGAGGTGGTAATCGCGGACTATGCTGAGAAGTGGAAAGTGAGCAAGAGAGTAAATCCGCCTAGAGCACTCACATGCTTAGAGTCAGCAGTCCTTGAAAATCCATTCAGTTTGTTCTTCACAGGGTCCAATGGTAAGTATGATTTGTCCACCCACCTGTCTGTTGGCAAGCCTGCCTCCATTCTTCACCAGCAAAGGGGTAGAGAGACCTCCCTGGATGGCTGGGCTGTAATGAAGAAGCTGTAACTGTTCACCATGTCTACAGATTACACTCACTATCAGCCATCATCCCAAGATCGTGAAAAAACCTGAATCCGTCAGCTCGTGTTTTGGTGTTAAAATCAGTACAggaggcaggggtgggcaaGTGAAGGAGTACAGGAGGCAAAGTGAATATTTGACAGAGTACTGGAGCAGGGGTGCATAAGTGACAGACTACAGGAGGCAGGGTGTGTAAGTGACAGACTACAGGAGGCAGGGTGTATAAGTGACAGACTACAGGAGGCAGGGTGTGCAAGTGACAGAATACTGGAGGCAAGCGTGCATAAGTGACAGAATACTGGAGGCAAGGGTGCATGAGTAACGGAGTACTGGAGGCAAGGGTGCGTAAGTAACAGAGTATAGGAAGCAGGGGTGCATAAGTGACACAATACTGGAGGCAGAGTGTAAGTGACACATTACTAGAGGCAGGGGTATGTAAGTGATGGAATACAGGAGGCAGGGGTACATAAGTGATGGAGTACAGCAGGTAAGGGTGCGTAAGTGACGGAGTACAGGAGGTTGGGGTGCGTAAGTGACGGAGTACAGGAGGCAGGGGTGCGTAAATGACGGAGTACAGGAGGCAGGGGTGCGTAAGTTACGGAGTACAGGAGGTTGGGGTGCGTAAGTGACGGAGTACAGGAGGTTGGGGTGCATAAGTGACGGAGTACAGGAGGCAGGGGTGCGTAAATGACGGAGTACAGGAGGCAGGGGTGCGTAAGTTACGGAGTACAGGAGGTTGGGGTGCGTAAGTGACGGAGTACAGGAGGCAGGGGTGCATAAGTGGCATAGCACAATGGCTGTTTTGCATGTTGAGAAACCTCTGCAGAGCATATCTTTTCTCGTTGTCTTTCTCGTTAACGCTGTCCCACACTGCTGCACATTTGCACATTGTAGGTGGTGTCAATCGAGGTTAACAaggagacaaaaaaaacattaattgaatTCTCGCAAATCGCGTTGGCCACCAATACCACACTTGCAAACCTCAACATATGAAAACTGGCTCTGACAATTTGACAAGGAGCTCGACAGCTGTTAACCATAAAGGAACACCTCAGAGCAGTGCATGCCTTTCATCCTGGGGCTGATAATTGCTTCTGCACTAATTGCCGCAGCATTTGCAGAGGCTCCGCCTCCCAGTGGATCGGCTTACAAATGGATGTGGGCTGCAGTCAGGCCTCCTGTTCAGGGTGTGTGACAGATCCACATCAACGTTCATATTCTTCTTAAGTACACCAGAATCCTCAGGCAGTAAAACATTGTTTCACATAATATATGCGTTTTAAATAATGAACAGATGTTTGCTCTGATTCTGTTTAgcctgataaaaaaaaaaaaaaagtttaatttctTTACTGGTAATCTGTCCTGGTATAAATTCCTTCGAGACCGAAGGCGTCAAACAGAAGAACTCGTGCTCCTGCCCAAAGTACAGATCTAAAATTTATTCAGAAGCATCATATGTATAACAGTCGTGTTCTTGTTCATAGAACAACAGTGATGGATGTAATCAAAGTAGCAGCTGCAAAGAATGTGTGGCTTTAGCTTGTTCCTTTAGCGCATCCCCTTCCAGTCTTCCTCTTCTGAGCCACATTTTGCCCTAACCTCTCCCTTCCCCCACCATCTGTACAAGCCATCCAGTCGTTCGGCATGCCTTGGCAAGGCCCCGCCCCTCCTTCTGATAGGTAGTTGTGTGATGAGGAGGAGCATAATGAGAGTGAAGGCTGATCCCATCTATTACTTCTCAACCAATCTATCATGCAAAGCTCTGATCAGGCTTCCTGGAGACAGATGGCCAGACATGAGTAACTGCTATCCAACTCCACTTTCTTTTCTCAGACAGAAGATTAATTTCTGTTAAAATTAATAGTGTGATGGGAGAATTGGCCTGATTTTTCACATATTTAAATCTATTTATGGGACTGCTGCTTCTCATATATGTCTGCCTAGGtgtgtatgcatatatatatatatataaacaaatataaatatacacgtgtgtgtgtgtgtgtgtatctgtgtatgtACAGAATACAGTAGAATGAGTTTCATCATATATCAGATACAGTTTAAAATGGAAGATTCCATTATATAATTTGTCAAGCAGTGTCTTTCAGCCTCACCCATCTGTCCACTGTCCTCCTCTTCTATTTTTGTCTTGATAGGAAACAACAGCTTTTGTGATGTTTACGTACCATTAAGAGCATACAGGTGGGAACAGAGATGGAAAGTGCATAAGGGATGAGAACCcaagtgcagccatgtggcaggtgatacctcagcagcATACTAGTcagaatggaccagtgtgagtttttttttccagtggccgGAGTGCCAGTCCTactaccaacccccaagttattccctgcaagttggaggacctaCTTGtggggctggatgtagattaacatcatacccaggacaaagcaattgcaggttaaggaccttgctcaagggcccaaaggagTAGGACCACTCCTGACATTcataggattcaaaccagcaacctgctAAATGCTGGCACAGATCTcgagcctcagagccaccactccacccaATCTCACTGTTGTGATTGGTCTGTTTTCCAAAACCTCAGAGAAGGCCTACTGTACATGGGAAGGTGGACAGTGTGACACAGTGGTGTCAGGCTAATGGTCTCTCACTCAATACCTGTAACACTTAGGAGATGGCGGTGGACTTTAGGCGTAAGCAGTACAATGCATACAACCCTCTCAACATCAAAGGGTTCCCAACTGAGAGGGTGAACACCTTTAGATATCTGGGAGTCTCTGGTGACCTTACCAGACTGAATCATGTACAGACTCAGATATCTAAAATCAGGCATTGGCTGTAGCATCTTAGGCAGATGAGGAGATTCAAGGTCTAACCAGTCATTCTGAGAGCCTTCTACTCGGAAGCATTGAAGAGCATTCTCACCACAAgaatcacagcctggtttggtaTCTGTTCTGCCTTGGACCACAAAGCTCTGCAGATGGTGGTACATTCAGCTGCATGCATCAGCCTCACTGCAGAACATTTACCTCAGacaaagcaggagcagggcagCAAAAATTAGCAGGGACACAACCCACTGAAATAAGTGCCTCTTCACCAGGCTGAGGTCAGGAAAGCACTTCTGCTGTCTCTCAGTGAGAGCTGAGAGGCTCGAAAGGGGCTTCTACCCTCTGGCCATCAGACTACTTATCACTAATCGACAGTTGTAATTAATCATTGACTCCCTGCTCATGCACCATGCACTTTTTGGAACTATGCTACACCTGTCTGGTTCTCTTTTCTCTTATTACTTGTGTAACTACACTGTTCCTAAGTTATTACATTTGTTATACTGTAACATTGCCTTACTGCTTCTCCTTATATGTCGGAGATGACCTCCTTGCATTTCACTCCACGTTACAGATAGACTGTATACCTTGCATATGACAAAATATcctttgaatccttgaatccAGTAACAGTGTGTCCAGGTAGCCTGTCATTCTCAAACATAGACACCTGCTCGAATGCCTTTTTACTTTAGTTAAGGTCTGTTTCAGAACCCAAATCACCATAGCCAAGCTTTGATTTCTTTTAATTGCATTTCTTTGAACAGTGTGGTAATAAGACTCACTCCTCTCAGACATAAACACGGTTAGGGGAAACTTTGGAAATGTGGCCATCCAAACCATCTGGTTCGGCTCCAGCTTGTTTTAAAACAAGGAAATAAACATCTAAATGTGTTACTCTCGTTGCATGTAAACAAACCTCAATTCTGCTTTCGTTTTCCCATTGACATCTTTATAAAGGAAACAGCTCAGCTGTTCATGAATGTACTGATCGCTGCGCTTGaaatgacagaatcgtgttcTGCTTAGCAAATTCTGCCTCGAGTTCTGGTAAGTCCTCCAACTAGTTTCTTTGGATGACCATGTCACGTTGAAAGTTGATGGAGTTTTGATTGATTAGGCCTCAGACGATTTCTCTCGTGATACATTCAGCTGAGGATACATATCGTTTCCAGTATCTCATACTCTTCCTGAAAaagtcagtgcatctgtgtAATATCTGGTGCCCTTCTCAGATAGTGTTTGTCTTAAATGTGGCTATTTAACAAGTGAATTGATTGGTAGATGTGTCTCGGTCCGCTAATCGATCGGCCAGCTTGGCAAAAAGGGTTAGCTTTTAGTTGTCTATCTGTAAATCACTGGGTcttcctgtttgtttgtttgcttgctggCCTGCTTGTTTGTTCGTCAGATGCTGATGGGGGGTGACCCCATATTTCTCCGTCACAGCTGTGTTCACTGGCAATAGAAGGGGAGCCGTTGGACGTTGTGATGAGTGAAAAGCGTGTTTGCTTGTTTCCTTAGGTGTCCCCTTTTTTCATGCGGATTGTAAACGGTGCTTTCATTCCATTCCAGTCAGCTCTTTTGAAGCCTGCCGATGTTTGGCAGTCGGTGTTATGCGATGGACTCTGCAAACAAAACCGTTTTTCAGCCCCGTGGCGGGAGGGGAGCACAGATGCTTTTGTGTGGCAAATAATTTGCGTGATTTGCATTAGTTTGTGAACATCTGCATGCTTTCGTATTTAAGGTGCTCAGTACACATGGGATAACAGtgtttttgcattattttttaaagaaaaaaaatgtatacagtGTCAACAGTTAGTCTCCCCACTTGTTCCTGTGGGCCATTATGCAGAAATAAAATTTAGAGGCAGAACTTCCACTAACCATGTGTCCCTCTTGGACCAGTGTAAACGTGGGTGTTAATCCGGAGGTACTTACCAATTGCATTCAGTAAAGCAGATTATCTTAAGGTACACATGGAACGGTGTTGGAATGCGGTCTCCATACAGGCAGAATGAGATACTGGGGCCACAGAACTATcaacatgtttattattaaaaaaacaatataaattgTTTTGCAGTTCCTTGAAATGGGTGGTGAAAAATGAACTAAGAGATTAGGAGATTGGATTTGGAGTTTAAACTTCTTCACAACAAGCTCTATCGTGTCCTCGCACCCCTAGCCTGTCCTCACCAGCATGGCTATTTTGTTTATGAGACTTATAGAACACATATTCGATGCGAGCCACCCGGCGTCATTGTCCTACACTTCTCTGCAGAGAAAACCAGCTCCGCACCACTGATCAGTATCACACCAGCCCTCCCAGGAGAGACTGGTGATGCAAAGcaataaatgaaatttaaaaatccaTCGTGTGTTCGGTTCTGCTTTTAGGGGCGCTTTTCCATGTAGATGCAGAGCAGAGGATTCGGATGTAGGAGACTGGGATTTGGAAGCACTTTGTGCACCAGTGGAGTCAATACCGCAATTTATACCGTGATGACAAAAAGCTCAGCGCCCGCTGTTTAAAGTGATAACTCACGCAGCATGAGGGAGCACGTCTTGCGGCGGAGCGTTTTGTAAATGCGTCCTGATTTAAAGGTAATAATAGCACCTGGACTAAGCCCATGTTTCAAGGTCAGCCATTAAAGGAAGGAGTCTGTTCTAGAGGAGTAGACTGTACTGAAAGCTGTGGCGAGCGGCCTGTCCCCCAGCCCAGGGCTCCTGCCTGATCTTCCTCGCAGTGCCTGTGCCGTGATTCCCAGAGGGCGGCTGCAACCCCTCCTCTCCACCGCACTGCCAGCCTTGACGGACGGCCTGTCACCCCTGTCTCCCGGGAATGTATGGGCACTGTCATCGTTGGGATTCTGAGTCACAGCTCTGCCTTCAGCCGCGGGGCTCCAGACTGGGACGCCATCTTACACTTTAGCCGGTGGCATCTTGTCGATGTTACCGTCCCTGAAAGAAGACCTGCAACAGTGACCTTTTTATGGTAGTTTGTATGGCATGGTACGGTACCCCCGCATCCTAGTGATGTTTATGCCAGTGTAGAGCTTCTACCTTCGCTCCGTTTATCTATAGGGATGCTGCAGTGTCCTCCTGCGGTCTGCGGACTTGCAGATCAGGCAAATAGATGACTTTGGATTAGCATCTGTGTGAGATTGAGATTGAGATTGGGATTGGGATTGAGCTGCGTGACCTACGCTGTCAACCAGCTCGCCTCTGCAGGCAGCACTTGGCCTTAAGGTCCTCTTCTTTCCAGGATGGGCATCAAGGTCACATTGACCTTGACAGAGAAATGGCTGTTgacagcagatggatggatatgacATTTCTCCTGTTTGAAAAAATCAGTAGCTTGGAAGTGCTTTAAAAATGGAGTGTGTTGCATATTTGTGAAGTTGATTTGTAAGGTTACACTGGTGTTCTCAGTCCGCGCTGGCCAACTCACCCTCTGCCCAATGCACTAGTCTAAATATTCAAAAGTACATTTTCTTTTATGTCAACCCATTGCTGTGTTGTTTGCCCAATGCATTTACAAAACCAAATGACTCTGAAGCAACCTACTgaatgcactgacttgtttgtGGAACCAGTACAATGAAAAGCTTATGGAATGTGCTACAAAACCTATAGAAACATTATTGATTTGACAAAAAAAgccattcattttttaaatgtaacaccccccccccaccccacaaaaaaaaacatggtagtgtgtgtgtgagagagagagagagagagagagcgagcgcgCGCAAGTATATATGACATTATAGCCatgaaatgtccccacaactTGATAAAAAAACTCTgctattttgaccttgtggtccccacaatagaaaactcaattttataaaaatttgcaACGTCAAGCAGTTGTTTACTGTACTACTTTACTGTGACAATATGGTCTATTgcattttagaaaagaaaatTTGTCTTCTGACTTCAAAGATATGCTTCAAAATAATCAGTAACATGAACCTTCATAGAAAAGTAGTGGAGTCAAAAGTACGATATTTGTAAAAGTCATAAGTTTTCATAGGTTTCCAAAAAAATTAGTACTCaaataaagtacagatactcGAAAAATGTGCTTAAGTACAGTACTCATGTAAATGTACTTTGTTACTGCCCACCCCTGTTTAAAAGAACTGAAATTTGCCAAAGCACAGAACAAAATTTGCgaataaaaaattaaacaaagccaacaaaggaaaaaaatgcacgATAAAGGTTTTTGGGTTTGTACTTTACTTGAGTGTTTTAATTTGTTGCAATTTTTACTTCACTTTGCTACATTTCTGAGCCAAATAATGACTTTTTACTCATATACATTCAACACAACTATTGTTACTTATccagttaaaataaaatacaattgcATGCAGTGCACCTGACTTGCACCTGTATGATTTGGGGTATAAGCTGaattggttatttatttatttatgcgaTTTTCTCTCACAAGcaatatatttctttattattattattttgcattacataCTGTCTTTATGGAGAGAACAAACAATATGTATAAATGCACAGTATAGGCTACCAGTTAATATACCAAAATTGTCATCAGATA from Paramormyrops kingsleyae isolate MSU_618 chromosome 10, PKINGS_0.4, whole genome shotgun sequence encodes the following:
- the LOC111848931 gene encoding teneurin-2-like, with product MDLKDRRHRSLTRSRCGKEFQFTTSSLDSEECRVPTQKSYSSSETLKAYDQDSRLHYGGCMAELVHREADEYSRQGNFRLAELGVCEPPPPHQSAYCPDLGLLQRGYSLSAGSDADSDPEGAMSPERAIQLWGGQGSKSRRSSGLSSRENSALTLTDSDNDNKSDDESGGSRAEEVRERETERWKVMERDNMKRERWQMRERDSLMEETD